The Streptomyces europaeiscabiei genome window below encodes:
- a CDS encoding DUF72 domain-containing protein, with the protein MTLFVGTSGWQYQDWRGVFYPEGCPTRLWLEEYAAGFATVEINNAFYRLPTRENFEAWRDRVPGDFVIAVKASRYLTHIKRLRDPEEPVHRLMSHAQGLGDRLGPILLQLPPTLRADADLLDTCLGCFPSDTRIAVEPRHDSWWAPEIREVLKSHGAALCWADTHSRPATPLWRTTDWSYLRLHQGRAHPWPHYGRRCLSTWATRIADTWPATADAHVYFNNDPHAAAVQDATTFARAARRAGLRPTRTPERPTRT; encoded by the coding sequence ATGACCCTGTTCGTCGGCACGTCGGGGTGGCAGTACCAGGACTGGCGGGGCGTCTTCTACCCGGAGGGCTGCCCGACCCGGCTGTGGCTGGAGGAGTACGCGGCCGGCTTCGCCACGGTCGAGATCAACAACGCGTTCTACCGGCTGCCGACGCGGGAGAACTTCGAGGCGTGGCGGGACAGGGTGCCGGGGGATTTCGTGATCGCGGTGAAGGCGAGCCGGTACCTGACCCACATCAAACGGCTGCGGGACCCCGAGGAGCCGGTGCACCGCCTGATGAGCCACGCGCAGGGCCTGGGCGACCGTCTGGGCCCGATCCTGCTGCAGCTGCCGCCGACGCTGCGGGCCGACGCGGACCTCCTGGACACCTGCCTGGGCTGCTTCCCCTCCGACACCCGGATCGCGGTCGAGCCCCGCCACGACTCCTGGTGGGCCCCCGAGATCCGCGAGGTCCTCAAGTCCCACGGCGCGGCCCTCTGCTGGGCCGACACCCACTCCCGCCCGGCCACCCCCCTCTGGCGCACCACCGACTGGTCCTACCTCCGCCTCCACCAGGGCCGGGCCCACCCCTGGCCCCACTACGGCCGCCGGTGCCTGTCGACCTGGGCCACCCGAATCGCCGACACCTGGCCGGCTACCGCCGATGCACACGTCTACTTCAACAACGACCCCCACGCGGCGGCCGTGCAGGACGCGACGACCTTCGCGAGGGCGGCACGAAGAGCGGGCCTACGGCCGACACGGACACCGGAACGGCCGACGCGAACCTGA
- a CDS encoding GntR family transcriptional regulator — protein MTLKIRIVEGGAPYEQVRAQISEQARSGALPVGYRLPTVRGLAEQLGLAANTVAKAYRALETDGVIETRGRNGTFVAAAGSAAEREAAGAAAAYAERVRRLGLSEAEALAAARDALRAAYAV, from the coding sequence GTGACCTTGAAGATTCGCATCGTGGAGGGGGGCGCGCCCTACGAGCAGGTGCGCGCCCAGATCTCGGAACAGGCCCGCTCCGGCGCGCTGCCCGTGGGGTACCGGCTGCCGACGGTACGGGGGCTCGCCGAGCAGCTCGGGTTGGCGGCCAATACCGTCGCCAAGGCGTATCGCGCGCTGGAGACGGACGGGGTGATCGAGACGCGGGGGCGCAACGGGACGTTCGTGGCCGCGGCCGGCTCCGCGGCGGAGCGCGAGGCCGCGGGTGCCGCTGCGGCGTACGCGGAGCGGGTGCGTCGGCTCGGGTTGAGTGAGGCGGAGGCCCTGGCCGCCGCCCGGGATGCCCTGCGGGCCGCGTACGCGGTGTAG
- a CDS encoding GNAT family N-acetyltransferase: MTLIVRDLRATDPVDADAFAEVRRSALPFMVSTAESLLHDATRRPPEAHYQQLVAEADGEVIGTVQLYIAHESPVPGQGNVNVYVHPEHLRRGAGGLLARTAEERLKAVGAKRLLSWVLDAPENRAFAERRGYTPSRSAHFLSLDLARGTLPPLRTLPDGVELRTAADFADDPRPLFDLDAEATADEPSDVGAELDDYEQWLEENFHHPLLDRALSTVVVVDGTLAAFTAVRTDGRDRYFTGMTGTARAFRGRGLAKLAKNDSLHRARAAGYTEAFTGNDTDNGPMLAVNKWFGYEVCATEVRYVRELG; encoded by the coding sequence ATGACACTGATCGTGCGCGACCTCCGCGCCACCGACCCCGTGGACGCCGACGCCTTCGCCGAGGTGCGAAGGTCGGCCCTGCCCTTCATGGTCAGCACCGCCGAGTCCCTGCTCCACGACGCCACGCGCAGGCCGCCCGAGGCCCACTACCAGCAGCTGGTCGCCGAGGCGGACGGCGAGGTGATCGGCACCGTTCAGCTGTACATCGCCCACGAAAGCCCGGTACCGGGCCAGGGCAACGTCAACGTGTACGTGCACCCGGAGCACCTGCGCCGGGGCGCGGGCGGCCTGCTGGCGCGCACCGCCGAGGAGCGGTTGAAGGCGGTGGGCGCGAAGCGGCTGCTCTCCTGGGTGCTGGACGCCCCGGAGAATCGCGCGTTCGCGGAGCGTCGCGGTTACACGCCCAGCCGCTCCGCCCACTTCCTCAGTCTGGACCTGGCGCGCGGCACCCTCCCCCCGCTCCGGACCCTGCCCGACGGCGTCGAGCTGCGCACGGCCGCCGACTTCGCCGACGACCCGCGTCCCCTGTTCGACCTGGACGCGGAGGCGACGGCGGACGAGCCGAGCGACGTCGGCGCGGAGTTGGACGACTACGAACAGTGGCTGGAGGAGAACTTCCACCATCCGTTGCTGGACCGCGCCCTGAGCACGGTGGTCGTCGTGGACGGCACGCTCGCCGCGTTCACGGCGGTCCGCACGGACGGCCGTGACCGCTACTTCACCGGTATGACGGGCACCGCCCGCGCCTTCCGCGGCCGCGGCCTCGCCAAGCTCGCCAAGAACGACTCCCTGCACCGCGCCCGCGCCGCCGGCTACACGGAGGCCTTCACGGGCAACGACACCGACAACGGCCCGATGCTCGCGGTCAACAAGTGGTTCGGGTACGAGGTGTGCGCGACGGAGGTGCGGTATGTCCGCGAACTCGGCTGA
- a CDS encoding DUF402 domain-containing protein: MSANSAEPGDESHDVDVVLLKAGRTKIRYPARLLGDDGTRIVVHARWATDGVRDFGFVRFEPGDVFTEYYWRDRWYAVKEVRDARGTLKGWYCDITRPATLSGGELVVEDLDLDLWRSADGTTVLRLDEDEFEESGLAESDPEAAAAAVAALDELEVLATTEGGLESLLT; encoded by the coding sequence ATGTCCGCGAACTCGGCTGAGCCCGGAGACGAGTCGCACGACGTGGACGTCGTCCTGCTCAAGGCGGGCCGTACGAAGATCCGTTACCCCGCGCGGCTGCTGGGCGACGACGGCACCCGGATCGTGGTCCACGCCCGCTGGGCGACCGACGGCGTACGGGACTTCGGGTTCGTGCGGTTCGAACCGGGTGACGTCTTCACCGAGTACTACTGGCGCGACCGGTGGTACGCCGTCAAGGAGGTCCGTGACGCGCGAGGCACTCTGAAGGGCTGGTACTGCGACATCACCAGGCCCGCCACGCTCTCCGGCGGGGAACTCGTCGTCGAGGACCTCGACCTGGACCTGTGGCGCTCCGCCGACGGCACGACCGTACTGCGACTGGACGAGGACGAGTTCGAGGAGAGCGGGCTCGCGGAGAGCGACCCGGAGGCCGCCGCGGCCGCCGTGGCCGCCCTGGACGAACTGGAGGTGCTCGCCACCACCGAAGGCGGCCTGGAGTCGCTGCTGACGTAG
- a CDS encoding class I SAM-dependent methyltransferase, producing MTNIDDGETSPALRTPNKPAADDSPESIDWDAEAPAFDDEPDHGLREPAVREAWAARLRDWLPHRACDVLDLGCGTGSLSLLATEQGHRVTGVDASPAMIALARAKLAGHPAVFLVGDAAAPPVGEERFDVILVRHVLWTLPDPGRVLRRWCGLLRPGGRLVLVEGVWGTVSPVGIAAERLYGLLAPLVSDTAVVRLEDDSRLWGRTVEDERYAVVARL from the coding sequence ATGACCAACATCGACGACGGTGAAACCTCCCCGGCCCTTCGAACACCGAATAAACCGGCGGCAGATGACTCTCCGGAGAGCATCGACTGGGACGCGGAAGCGCCCGCTTTCGACGACGAACCCGATCATGGCCTGCGGGAACCCGCCGTCCGGGAGGCCTGGGCGGCCCGGCTGCGGGACTGGCTGCCGCACCGCGCCTGCGACGTGCTGGACCTCGGCTGCGGCACCGGCAGCCTGTCACTCCTCGCGACCGAACAGGGGCACCGGGTGACGGGGGTGGATGCGTCCCCGGCCATGATCGCCCTCGCCCGCGCCAAACTCGCCGGGCACCCAGCCGTGTTCCTCGTCGGTGACGCGGCGGCCCCGCCCGTGGGGGAGGAGCGGTTCGACGTGATCCTCGTCCGCCATGTGCTGTGGACCCTGCCCGACCCGGGCCGCGTCCTGCGCCGCTGGTGCGGACTGCTGCGTCCCGGAGGGCGGCTCGTGCTGGTCGAGGGGGTGTGGGGCACGGTCAGCCCGGTCGGCATCGCCGCCGAGCGGCTGTACGGGCTTCTCGCGCCGCTCGTGTCCGACACGGCGGTGGTGCGGCTGGAGGACGACTCGCGGCTGTGGGGGAGGACGGTCGAGGACGAGCGGTACGCGGTGGTGGCCCGCCTTTGA
- a CDS encoding dienelactone hydrolase family protein encodes MTAVRGTTVDIATQDGTADAYLVHPDDDAAHPAVLFYMDAFGLRPHLRAMADRLAGAGYTVLVPNLFHRSGRTPVFDLPEFIDPVARPEIWDQILPVMLTLTPELALRDAAAYLEWLADSPRVAAGPVGITGYCMGARLALHTAGAFPERVAAAAGFHGGRLATDAPDSPHLAVARITGEVYLGHADEDPSLPAEQIDLLDKTLTEAGVRHRTEVYPGASHGYTQADTAAYDAGATARHWTALLDLLDRNLSRPRS; translated from the coding sequence ATGACCGCAGTACGCGGAACCACCGTGGACATCGCCACCCAGGACGGCACCGCCGACGCCTACCTCGTCCACCCCGACGACGACGCCGCGCATCCGGCGGTCCTGTTCTACATGGACGCGTTCGGGCTGCGACCGCATCTGAGGGCGATGGCCGACCGGCTGGCCGGTGCCGGATACACGGTCCTCGTGCCCAACCTTTTCCACCGGTCGGGGCGGACCCCGGTGTTCGACCTGCCCGAGTTCATCGACCCGGTCGCACGTCCGGAGATATGGGACCAGATCCTGCCGGTCATGCTGACGCTGACGCCGGAACTGGCGCTGCGGGACGCGGCGGCCTACCTGGAATGGCTGGCCGACAGCCCGCGGGTCGCCGCCGGGCCCGTCGGGATCACCGGGTACTGCATGGGCGCCCGGCTGGCCCTGCACACCGCCGGTGCCTTCCCGGAGCGGGTGGCCGCCGCGGCCGGCTTCCACGGCGGGCGCCTGGCGACCGACGCCCCGGACAGCCCGCACCTGGCGGTGGCCCGGATCACCGGCGAGGTGTACCTCGGCCACGCCGACGAGGACCCGTCCCTGCCGGCGGAGCAGATCGACCTGCTCGACAAGACGCTCACCGAGGCGGGCGTCCGCCACCGCACCGAGGTCTACCCGGGCGCCTCGCACGGCTACACCCAGGCCGACACCGCCGCCTACGACGCCGGGGCGACGGCACGCCACTGGACCGCGCTGCTGGACCTGCTGGACCGCAACCTGTCCCGGCCCCGGTCATGA
- a CDS encoding lytic polysaccharide monooxygenase, with translation MPAARRKAAAFATAGVVGAAPLALTAFAAGPAVAHGSMGDPVSRVAQCYAEGPENPRSAACAAAVTAGGTQALYDWNGVRIGDAAGRHRELIPDGKLCSAGDEAFEGLDPARTDWPATSVRAGSSTFRYRVTAPHKGTFTVYVTKAGYDPSQPLAWDDLDLANPVATATDPAASGGFYTFSGTLPQRSGTHLLYAVWQRSDSPEAFYSCSDVTFGGTSAPPNASAPSEDQIEDGTDESTVEHGGHGDDDASTTTDPAPKASARETAKGAARSASDDASPTARSTSDGSAAGAVPVGLAEPAGGKDGLADTGGEGMTPYVALGGAAVLALGSSLLFAAARRRATTGDRHGR, from the coding sequence ATGCCCGCTGCCCGTCGCAAGGCCGCCGCGTTCGCCACCGCCGGTGTCGTCGGTGCCGCCCCCCTCGCCCTGACCGCGTTCGCCGCCGGGCCGGCCGTGGCGCACGGTTCGATGGGCGACCCGGTGAGCCGGGTTGCGCAGTGCTACGCGGAGGGCCCCGAGAACCCGAGGTCGGCGGCCTGCGCGGCGGCGGTCACGGCCGGCGGCACCCAGGCGCTCTACGACTGGAACGGCGTGCGGATCGGCGACGCGGCCGGCCGCCACCGGGAACTGATCCCGGACGGCAAGCTGTGCAGCGCGGGCGACGAGGCGTTCGAGGGCCTCGATCCGGCCCGCACCGACTGGCCCGCGACGAGCGTGCGCGCCGGCTCGTCCACCTTCAGGTACCGGGTGACGGCCCCGCACAAGGGCACCTTCACGGTGTACGTCACCAAGGCCGGCTACGACCCGTCGCAGCCGCTCGCCTGGGACGACCTCGACCTCGCGAACCCGGTCGCGACGGCCACCGACCCGGCCGCGTCGGGCGGCTTCTACACGTTCTCCGGCACCCTCCCGCAGCGCTCCGGCACGCACCTGTTGTACGCGGTCTGGCAGCGCTCGGACAGCCCGGAGGCGTTCTACTCCTGCTCGGACGTCACCTTCGGCGGCACGTCGGCCCCGCCGAACGCGTCCGCCCCCTCCGAGGACCAGATCGAGGACGGCACCGACGAGTCGACCGTCGAGCACGGCGGCCATGGTGACGACGACGCGAGCACGACGACGGACCCGGCACCGAAGGCATCGGCCAGGGAGACGGCGAAGGGGGCCGCGAGGAGCGCCTCCGACGACGCGTCGCCGACCGCGAGATCGACGAGCGACGGATCGGCCGCGGGGGCCGTCCCCGTCGGCCTCGCGGAGCCCGCCGGGGGCAAGGACGGCCTCGCCGACACCGGTGGCGAGGGCATGACCCCGTACGTGGCCCTCGGCGGCGCGGCCGTGCTGGCCCTCGGCTCCTCCCTCCTCTTCGCCGCGGCCCGACGCCGCGCGACGACCGGCGACCGGCACGGCCGCTGA
- a CDS encoding esterase/lipase family protein — protein sequence MLPWKRLIRPLAALCLAAAATVVPAAAAEAADTAAAPSRGWNDYSCKPSSAHPRPVVLVHGTLANSVDNWLGLAPYLVNRGYCVYSLDYGQLPGVAFFHGLGPIDKSAEQLDAFVDRVLAATGAAETDLVGHSQGGMMPRYYLKFLGGAAKVNALVGIAPSNHGTTLNGLTELLAYFPGAGDLLSSATPALADQVAGSAFMTKLNAGGDTVPGVTYTVLATKYDEVVTPYRSQFLDGPNVRNVVIQDLCALDLSEHAVIGLLDRIAFHEVVNALDPAHATPTTCLSAVG from the coding sequence ATGCTGCCCTGGAAGCGCCTGATCAGACCGTTGGCCGCCCTGTGCCTGGCCGCCGCGGCAACCGTCGTCCCCGCTGCTGCCGCCGAGGCCGCCGACACGGCCGCCGCACCCAGCCGTGGCTGGAACGACTACTCCTGCAAACCCTCCAGCGCCCACCCCCGCCCCGTCGTCCTCGTCCACGGAACGCTCGCGAACTCCGTCGACAACTGGCTGGGCCTCGCGCCGTACCTCGTGAACCGGGGCTACTGCGTCTACTCCCTCGACTACGGCCAACTCCCCGGCGTCGCCTTCTTCCACGGGCTCGGCCCCATCGACAAGTCCGCGGAGCAGCTCGACGCCTTCGTCGACCGGGTGCTCGCCGCGACCGGCGCCGCCGAGACCGACCTCGTCGGCCACTCGCAGGGCGGCATGATGCCCCGCTACTACCTCAAGTTCCTCGGCGGAGCCGCGAAGGTGAACGCCCTCGTCGGCATCGCCCCCTCCAACCACGGCACCACCCTGAACGGCCTCACCGAACTCCTCGCGTACTTCCCCGGCGCGGGCGACCTGCTGTCCTCCGCGACCCCGGCCCTCGCCGACCAGGTGGCCGGATCCGCCTTCATGACCAAGCTCAACGCGGGCGGCGACACCGTCCCCGGCGTCACGTACACGGTCCTCGCCACCAAGTACGACGAGGTGGTCACGCCGTACCGGTCCCAGTTCCTCGACGGGCCGAACGTACGCAACGTCGTCATCCAGGACCTCTGCGCGCTCGACCTCTCCGAGCACGCGGTGATCGGGCTCCTCGACCGCATCGCGTTCCACGAGGTCGTCAACGCCCTGGACCCGGCCCACGCCACCCCGACGACCTGCCTCTCGGCCGTCGGCTGA
- a CDS encoding DUF6585 family protein encodes MSVPGSLPPEVAQLASRRGFGRLEHTFLPRKEVNVQEKYRGLFIVASLTGIAGLATGGILLWVYASWWVGAYPLLFSALSIGALLNSPNFRKKLGSQRLHLFERGLLVDRGAGRLFAVRWDQAVHYQETVQEVIIYKGTKTPFNTTHTSTLVAPNGTRAEISSRFADFGTWLPLISEAIARAQAQKVWEAVREGHQVSHGPFSVDATGISTEREGVLPWSAVATIDVGGGFVAVRQHGQPKAWALAKVETVPNLLVFLTVASNLYG; translated from the coding sequence ATGAGCGTGCCTGGTTCCCTGCCCCCTGAAGTCGCCCAACTGGCTTCCCGCAGAGGCTTCGGCCGACTCGAACACACCTTCCTGCCGAGGAAGGAGGTCAACGTGCAGGAGAAGTACCGGGGACTGTTCATCGTCGCTTCCCTGACCGGCATCGCCGGCCTGGCGACCGGAGGCATCCTGTTGTGGGTCTACGCGAGCTGGTGGGTGGGGGCGTACCCCCTGCTCTTCTCCGCGTTGAGCATCGGTGCCCTGCTCAACAGCCCCAACTTCCGCAAGAAACTCGGCAGTCAACGCCTGCACCTCTTCGAGAGGGGTCTGCTCGTGGACAGGGGCGCCGGCCGGTTGTTCGCGGTTCGCTGGGACCAGGCGGTCCATTACCAGGAAACCGTCCAGGAAGTGATCATCTACAAGGGCACGAAGACCCCTTTCAACACCACGCACACCTCCACCCTGGTAGCGCCCAACGGCACCAGAGCGGAGATCTCGTCCCGCTTCGCCGACTTCGGGACCTGGCTGCCCCTGATCTCCGAGGCCATCGCCCGCGCCCAGGCCCAGAAGGTGTGGGAGGCGGTCCGTGAGGGGCACCAGGTGAGCCACGGCCCGTTCAGCGTGGACGCCACCGGTATCTCCACCGAACGCGAAGGGGTCCTGCCCTGGTCGGCCGTCGCGACGATCGATGTCGGCGGGGGCTTCGTGGCCGTCCGGCAGCACGGACAGCCCAAGGCCTGGGCGCTCGCCAAGGTCGAGACCGTGCCGAACCTCCTCGTCTTCCTGACCGTCGCCTCGAACCTCTACGGGTGA
- a CDS encoding M20 family metallopeptidase: MLADLEDLVLCESFSADHAAVARSAEVVGALGARLLGAAPEVIVIDGVTHLRWSFGTPRVLLVGHHDTVWSMGSLQNHPWSVVDGIARGPGVLDMKAGLVQMFHALASLPSPEGVCVVVNGDEEVGSATSRQLIEESVRGCAAALVLEASADEEGALKTARKGTSRYEVVVHGRAAHAGSEPQKGVNAAVEAAHQVLAVADLAGSMGATGAPWPALGAPTITPTLLTAGTTLNTVPGLAKVSVDVRVPTLAAQDRIDEFMRGLVARLPGARLEVLGGRRRPPMEPESSAELFALASRIAAELGQEPLRGIAVGGASDGNYTAAAGCPTLDGLGAVGGGAHADTEYVEIARMVPRTRLLARLIEHVTS; encoded by the coding sequence ATGCTGGCCGATCTGGAGGACCTCGTGCTCTGCGAGTCCTTCTCGGCGGACCACGCGGCGGTGGCGCGCAGCGCCGAGGTGGTCGGCGCCCTGGGGGCCAGGCTGTTGGGGGCCGCGCCGGAGGTGATCGTGATCGACGGTGTGACCCATCTGCGGTGGAGCTTCGGCACTCCGCGGGTCCTGCTGGTGGGACACCACGACACGGTGTGGTCCATGGGCTCGCTTCAGAACCACCCCTGGTCGGTGGTCGACGGGATCGCCCGCGGCCCCGGGGTCCTGGACATGAAGGCGGGCCTGGTGCAGATGTTCCACGCGCTGGCCTCCCTGCCCTCACCGGAGGGAGTGTGCGTTGTGGTCAACGGGGACGAGGAAGTCGGCTCCGCGACCTCCCGGCAGCTGATCGAGGAATCCGTGCGGGGGTGCGCGGCCGCCTTGGTGCTGGAGGCGTCCGCGGACGAGGAAGGCGCGCTCAAGACCGCCCGCAAGGGCACTTCGCGGTACGAGGTCGTCGTGCACGGCCGTGCCGCACACGCGGGCTCGGAACCGCAGAAGGGGGTCAACGCCGCTGTCGAGGCCGCTCACCAGGTCCTGGCCGTCGCCGACCTCGCAGGCTCAATGGGCGCCACCGGAGCCCCCTGGCCCGCCCTGGGGGCGCCGACCATCACGCCCACCCTCCTGACGGCCGGCACCACTCTCAACACAGTGCCCGGGCTGGCGAAGGTGTCGGTGGATGTGCGCGTGCCGACCCTGGCGGCGCAGGACCGGATAGACGAGTTCATGCGGGGGCTCGTCGCCCGGCTGCCCGGAGCCCGGCTGGAGGTACTGGGCGGCAGGAGAAGGCCGCCGATGGAACCGGAGTCCTCCGCCGAACTGTTCGCCCTCGCCTCCCGAATCGCCGCGGAACTGGGCCAGGAACCGCTGCGGGGGATCGCCGTCGGCGGTGCCTCGGACGGCAACTACACCGCGGCGGCGGGCTGTCCAACGCTGGACGGCCTGGGCGCCGTGGGCGGTGGCGCGCACGCGGACACCGAGTACGTCGAGATCGCCCGGATGGTCCCCCGCACTCGTCTGCTCGCTCGACTCATTGAACACGTGACCAGCTGA
- a CDS encoding LysR family transcriptional regulator, with protein MFEIDALRLLVAVAETGSFTKAAARLNYTQSAVSRRIAALEQRAGGPLLERLPRGVRLNPAGRTLHRHAMEVLDRLSRAERELAVLHAGHGGLLHIGAFATANISLVPTALRTLQEARPDVEVVAVEGPTDTLMARLADGVLDLAIVSDYPSGLPSADGVTTTALCEDELFVALPRGHRLAGAGTIDLRELRDEAWLQNAYGDRPTMLADAFARAAFTPRKIIRIAEWSGKFGYVAAGLGVALVPSLAAWAVPDELVLRSLTDPALRRTVHVALPAAPLPAALKLRDLLRDAVD; from the coding sequence GTGTTCGAGATCGACGCGCTGCGGCTGCTCGTGGCCGTGGCCGAGACCGGATCGTTCACGAAGGCGGCGGCCAGGCTCAACTACACGCAGTCCGCGGTGTCCCGGCGGATCGCCGCGCTGGAACAGCGGGCGGGTGGGCCGCTGTTGGAACGGCTCCCTCGGGGCGTGCGACTGAATCCCGCAGGCCGTACCCTGCATCGGCACGCCATGGAGGTGCTCGACCGGCTGTCGCGGGCGGAGCGGGAACTGGCCGTGCTGCACGCGGGCCACGGCGGGCTGCTGCACATCGGCGCGTTCGCCACCGCCAACATCTCGCTGGTGCCCACCGCCCTGCGGACACTCCAGGAGGCCAGGCCGGATGTCGAGGTCGTCGCGGTCGAGGGCCCGACCGACACGCTGATGGCGCGCCTCGCGGACGGGGTGCTGGACCTCGCCATCGTCAGCGACTACCCGTCCGGTCTGCCGTCGGCCGACGGTGTCACGACGACCGCGTTGTGCGAGGACGAGCTGTTCGTCGCTCTCCCACGGGGGCACCGCCTGGCCGGAGCCGGGACGATCGACCTGCGTGAACTGCGCGACGAAGCCTGGCTCCAGAACGCGTACGGCGACCGTCCCACGATGCTCGCCGACGCCTTCGCCAGAGCGGCCTTCACCCCCAGGAAGATCATCCGGATCGCGGAGTGGTCCGGGAAGTTCGGCTACGTGGCCGCCGGGCTGGGGGTGGCGCTGGTCCCCTCGCTGGCGGCCTGGGCGGTCCCCGACGAACTCGTACTGCGCAGCCTCACCGACCCGGCCCTGCGCCGGACCGTACATGTGGCACTGCCTGCCGCCCCGCTACCGGCGGCACTGAAACTGCGGGATCTGTTGCGCGACGCCGTTGACTGA